TGAGATTGTTCTCCAGGATCAGAGCTTCTTTTTCCGTTTCCGTCAGAATGGTGCGAATCTCGTCCACTCGAGCCATAAGAAATTGAATTGAAGGCCGCTCGTCAGTGCCGTTGAAATAACTCTTCACGCGATTTTTGAGGTTTGCGGCCTTTCCGACGTACAGGACCTTCCCCTTATGGTCCATCATGAGATAAACGCCCGGGCTGGAAGGTAGATTCTTGAGATGGTCTTCGGTAATGGGCATATTTTCACACAGCAAGCATTGTAAAAGACGGATTTCGTAAGCAATATAAAAACGATCTCTCTCGACGTCAATGATCCTTGAATTCCGAAAGATAATCTGATAGTACTATTAAGTTCAGCTTCCAGGTGCCCGCACTTCATGCGGAGCAGGAGACTACCCCTATGAGAAAAAACGATGCCCGAAAGGCCGCTGAAAGGACTTTTCTTGAAGATCGCGGCCGAATAACAAATAAGGAAATCGCAAAGAAACTCGGGATACACCCTGCAACGATTGCTCGTTGGAAAAGACTGGATGAGTGGGACATGAAACTAGTAAAATCCCTGAATAAGTCCAGTGAGGATGATGTGAAAGCAGATGACCTGTACGCGGTGGACATTCGGCACATTGCTCTGTTGAATGAGCGTATAGACATGTATCTGCGGAAAAAAGAACTCCTGCCTTCGGAGATCCTCTCCCTTGCAGAAGCCAAATATCACCTCATGATGTGCATGGAAATGGTAAACGAGCAACTCAGATATCCCTTTCCTGACGATTTCGATGAAGAAACCGATTTTTAGGAATTCTTTGGTCAAAAGGAGCAACTATGATTGAAATGAGATTTCACGGCAGAGGCGGCCAAGGCGCGGTTACATGTGCGGAACTGGTTGCCCAGGCCGCTATAGACACGGGCAGGTATGCCACCGCCTTCCCCAGTTTCGGACCGGAACGGCGAGGAGCGCCCGTGATTGCATTCGCTCGGGTGGATGAACAACCCATTCGATTGAGATCCAAAATTTATGCGCCGGATGTAGTAGTGGTCCTGGACCCGTCACTTCTGGATATCGCCAGTCCCGCAGTCGGACTTCGGGATAACGGCATTCTGATCGTAAATTCCCCCTACGATCCCGAAACCCTGAAGAAGCATCTCGGTTATCAAAATAGAATCGCTGTCGTGGATGCAGGACGCATTGCTCGAGAAGTGCTTGGGCTACCAATTACGAACACAACGATGGTCGGGGCTTTGGTTAAAGGCACCGGAATAATGGATGTTGAATCCTTGAAAGCACCTTTCAGGAAACGATTCGGAAAAATTGCCGATCGCAATATCCAGGCTATGGAGAGAGCTTTCAACGAAACCCTGGTGGTCGCCTGACAGATATTGACCCGATCTTTTCTATAAAACGGAGGAAACCGTGACTAAACCAATGGATGAAATGACCTGGCAAGAAGTGGAACCGGGAGGAGTTATTTCTGAACCGGGCTGCGCTTCATGCTACCACACGGGAACATGGCGTTCGGAAAAACCCGTATATAATCCGGATAAGTGTATCAGATGTCAACGTTGCTTCATCATGTGCCCGGATGCGTCAATTAAGCCGGATTTCGAAAGCAACTGCATGGTCTGGGATTACGACTACTGCAAAGGCTGCGGTATTTGTGCCTATGAGTGTCCCGTTGGGGCCATAGAAATGGTGCAGGAGGACGAATAATGGGAAAAAAGGTAGGCATTGAAGTATCTATTGCAGCCGCTGAAGCCGTAGGCCTCTGTGATGTGGACGTAGTGGCCGCCTATCCTATTACTCCGCAGACCCACGTTGTGGAGCATCTCTCCGAGCTCGTTGCGGACGGTCATTTGGATGCCGAGTTTGTCCCTGTGGAATCGGAACACTCGGCAATGAGCGTATGCTGTGGATCGTCTGCCGCGGGAGCACGAACATTCACTGCAACAGCAGCCCAGGGTTTGGCTTTGATGTCCGAAATCGTGTACATCGCATCAACCATGCGCTTGCCTATAGTGATGTTTCTGTCCAACCGAGCTTTGAGCGCTCCTCTTTCCATCTGGAACGACCATTCGGACACCATGATGGTGCGAGATTCTGGATGGATTCAGGTATTCTGCGAGAACGGCCAGGAAGTATATGACGCCATTTTCCACGCGTTCAGGGTCGCGGAAGACCCGAGGGTGTCTCTTCCCGTGATGATCAACGTGGATGGGTTCAACCTCACCCATGTGATAGAACCCATCGAGTTTTGGACCAAAGAGATGGTCAAGGAATACCTGCCGCCGTTCAAGCCTCTGAATACGTTGCATCCGAACAAAGTGGTCTCCATGGGAGCATTCGGTATGCCCGAGATTTATACGGAGCAGAAGTACGCTCACGATCATGTGCTACTGAAATCTCGTGAGGTGTTGCTCGAGGCGTGGGATGAAATGGCCAAGCTCACGGGCCGCAAGTACTCTCCGGTTGAGACCTATAAAGCCGATGATGCAGAAATCCTCGTGTTTGGCATGGGGTCTATCTGCGAGACCGCTTCCATCGCTGTAGACAAACTGAGAGAGCAGGGCAAGAGTGTGGGGCTGGCGAGCCTCCGATTATGGCGGCCTCTTCCCAAGGATGAGTTGAAGTCGATACTCGGTAAAGCCAAAGAAGTGGTGGTCCTCGACCGATCCCTGGCGCCCGGAGCAGCCAACGCGCCGGTGACATCCGAGATGCGTGCGCTGATGTATCACGAGGCCCAAAGGCCCAAGATTCATTGCATGATTGCCGGCCTGGGCGGACGTGACGTCACTCCCCAGGATGTCGTAAACATGGTGGAACAGGCGATCGTCGAAAAAGATGATGATTATCACTTCTACGGAGTCCGGGGATAGACTCGGATCGAGCTTCGGGCTCTTTCCTTCTATTGCCTACGACACCGAACACTAATTACGGAGACTCCAATGGCTGAAACAAGTAAAACAAGACTCTTGAAGCCGCTGAAAAACTTCCCTTCGGAAGAATACATAAATGCCGGACACCGGGCATGCCAGGGATGCGCCGAGGTTCTGGCTGTCCGCCATGTGCTGAAAGCCATCGGACCGGACATGATTCTCGCTATGGCGACCGGGTGCATGGAGATCATCTCATCGCCTTATCCGCTCACGTCCTGGAATATTCCCTGGATACACATTGCATTCGAGAATGCCGCAGCAGTAGCTTCCGGGGTAGAATCGGGACTAAAAGCGCTTCGGCGGAAAGGTCGTATTCCTGATAAGGAGGTTACGGTTGTCGCCATGGGCGGTGACGGCGGAACCAGCGATATCGGATTTCAGGCGCTTTCCGGGATGATGGAGCGAGGTCATAAGGTCATTTACGTTTGCGTGGACAACGAAGCCTATATGAACACCGGTGTGCAGAGGTCGTCCTCCACTCCTTTCGGTGCTACCACCACAACATCGCCTTCAGGAAGGGTAACACCTTCGGGCCAGACCACGTGGAAAAAGGACATGACCGCCATAGCTGCAGCTCACGGTATCCCGTACACGGCAACAGCATGCCCTACATTTTATCAGGATCTCATGAACAAGGTGCAAAAAGCCCGGGCAGCGAACGGTCCTGCGTACTTGCATGTATTGTCGGTTTGTCCTACCGGATGGAGGATTCCCCCTCAAAAGGCTATCGAGTACGGCAAGCTGGCGGTGGATTCCGGAGTGTTTCCCCTGTACGAAGTGGAAAACGGAATCTGGAAACTGAGCCGCAAACCGAAAGAGCTTATCCCTGTAAGCGATTACTTCAAAGGACAAGGGCGGTACCGTCATTTGGATGAGACTTTGATGAAGTACATCCAAGAACGAGTCACAGAAAAATGGGAGCGCCTTGTCAAGCTGTGTGAGTAGATTATCGCAATGTTGTCTGCCACGACAACAAGTGTTAATCTTTCTTATTGGCGGATGATAACACTCCCCGGAGACTATTTTCCGGGGAAATTCCCTCCTTCTTCCGAACCGGTGTGCAGGCTTACCGTTTCTTTTGACTTAGCAAATTGAGGCGGTATCGATTATCCAGATTCGCGTCACCCTGAGGAGGTCTCATGTTTCACACCCTCTCCCGTGCTCTTATCGTTTTCATTGTAATATCAGGCATTGCTTTGTGGGGTTCTCTTTCCCATGCATGGAAGGAAGCTCCTTCTTTAGCCAAGAGAGTTGAAACAGGCGAGCTTCCCCCTGTAGATAAGCGGCTGCCGGAAACACCGGTAGTCATTACCCCTGTGGATAAACCAGGGATTTACGGCGGAGTGTGGAGACGTGCTTACACGGGATTGTCTGATCTTGTGGGCACGAGAAGAATTATTTACGAGCCTCTGGTACGATGGAGCCCGGACTACAAGGTCGTCCCGAATCTTGCCACCAAGTGGGAGATTTCGGAAGACGGAAGGGAATATGTGTTTCATCTGGTAAAGGGGGTGCGCTGGTCTGACGGGGCACCTTTCACGGCTGACGATATACTGTTTTATGTTGAAGACATCCTTATGGATAAAGAGCTGACCGCCTCCATCCCCCAGTGGTTGGCTCCGACAGGTGTTCTTCCTACCGTTACCAAAATAGACGATTACACCATCAAGGTTGTATTTCCTGAACCTTACAGCATGTTTCTCGAAAGACTCGCCTGTCCGGACGGCATGGCGCCGGTTACCAAACCCAAACATTATCTGAAGAAATTCCATAAGAAATATGCCGATCCTGCTGAGTTGGAAGCGCTCGTACGAGAGCGCAACAGTACAAGTTGGGTAAAGCTTTTCCAGGAAATAACGGACATGCGCCATGGCATATTTACGAACAAGGATATGCCGTCCCTCTGTGCCTGGATAACCAAGGTCCCGGCTCCTGCAAAACGTTTTGTCATGGAGCGGAATCCGTACTACTGGAAAGTTGATACTGAAGGCAAACAACTGCCCTATATCGAATCCATCGTTCACGACTTGCAGGCTGAGGCCCAGACGATTCTCCTGAAAGCGATTGCCGGGGAAATCGATATGGAGGCTCGTCATCTTGGAGGAATGCAGTCGAGTGTCCTTCTCCTCGCGAATTTGGCCGAAGGAAAGTACAAGCTCATACCCAAGATTTCTACAGCTTCGGTAGGTTTGCTCCTGGCCCCTAATATTAACCATACCGATGAGGCCATGAAAGCGATTCTTTCGAATCCCAAATTTCGCATTGCTCTGTCTTACGCGATTAACAGAAAAGAAATCAACAAGATCGTGTACCGGGGCAAAGGGACTCCCCGTCAGCCCGCGCCTTTGAAGGAATCCGAATACTACAGTCCATCACTGGAAAGCGCTTACACCGAATACGACCCTGCAAAAGCCGCGGCTCTCCTCAATGAGATCGGTATAAAGCTCGGGCCTGACGGGAAACGCATCAGACCCGACGGTGAACCCATGCGACTCACCCTGGATGTTGTAGTATCCGTGCAAAGCTGGGTGGATCAGGCCGAGATCGTGGCTTCAAATTTCAAAGCTATTGGCATTGACACGGAAGTCAAAGCCGAAGCCAGAGAGCTCTTCATCCAGAGGACGCGAAACGCTTCGCACGATATAGCTCTCTGGACCGGAGACGGAGGCATTGAGTGTCTCCTGGATCCCCGGTGGTATTTTCCCTATAGCACGGAAAGTCTGAATGCACCGCTTTATGGTTTGTGGTTCCAGAGTGGTGGACAGAAAGGTGAAGAGCCGCCTGCTGAAATCAAGAATATGATGGAAACATACAATCAGATTCTTCGTACAGTCTCGGAAGAAAAGAAGAAAGAACTGTTTAAGAGCATTCTTGCTGCAAACGAAAAGAACCTGTGGGTCATCGGTCTTGTTCACGATCCCCCGGATTATTATGTTGTGACAAAGAACATGCTCAATGTTCCCAAGAAAGATTTCCAGAGCTGGATGTACCCCAATCCCGGACCGGCTCATCCTGAACAATTCTTCTACGAATCCGTAAAGAAATGAATTCCTGTACTCACGAGTTTAACTGAGAATACGTATGCTGGCATACATAATTCGTCGCCTTCTCATAATGATCCCCACGCTGATAGCGATTTCCATTATCTCGTTTGCTATTATTCAGCTGCCTCCGGGAGATTTCCTCACCACGTACATAGCTCAGCTCAGTGTAAGCGGAGAAGGAGTCGATCAGGCTGAGCTTCAGGCGTTGAGAGCACGTTTCGGATTGGATGAGCCAGTCTACATGCAGTATTTGCACTGGGCATGGAATTTTCTGCATGGCGACTTCGGTCATTCGTTCGAGTGGAACAAACCGGTGCGGGATCTGATCTCCGAGCGGATCGGATTGACCATACTTATCAGCACATGCACGCTCATTTTCACCTGGATGGTTTCTGTTCCCATTGGAATCTACTCCGCAGTGAAGCAATACTCGTGGATGGATTACTTTTTGACGGTCTTTGGATTTTTCGGTCTGGCTACACCCAATTTTCTGTTCGCGCTGATTCTCTTGTGGGCTTCGTACGCATATTTCGGCATGAGCATTGGGGGGCTGTTTTCTCCTCAATTCGCTGAAGCTCCCTGGAGCTTCGCGAAATTCGTCGATTTGTTGAAACACCTGTGGATACCTGTCCTGATCGTAGGAACCGGTCATACTGCCAAATTCATCCGTATTATCAGGGGTAATCTCCTGGATGAATTAAAGAAACCCTATGTCACAACTGCCCGGGCAAAGGGGCTTTCAGAGATAAAGCTCATATTGAAATACCCGGTCAGGGTCGCCATAAATCCGCTGGTCAGCACCATCGGCTGGACGCTCCCGGAACTCGTGTCCGGTATTGCCATCACTGCCGTTGTGCTGAATCTGCCCACATCGGGACCGCTTCTGCTGAGTGCCCTCATGAGTCAGGACATGCATTTGGCCGGAAGTTTTATCATGCTCCTGAGTTTTCTCACGGTCATAGGTACATTGATTTCGGATATTCTCCTGGCCTGGGTCGATCCGCGCATTCGGTTCGGGGCTCGAGAGGGCGCATGAACGACGAACAGAAGCAATTAGATAAATATCTCAATGCATCGACGCGGCAACTTGTCTGGTGGCGCTTCAAGAAGCATACCCTGGCAATGATAGGTCTGTGGTGTGTTATCGGCCTGTATGTTATCGCCATTTTTTGCGAGTTTCTTTCGCCCTATGACAAAGACCAACGATTTTATGAATATATTTACACACCTCCTACAAAAATTCGAATCTTCGATCAGCAGGGCAATCTTCACAGACCGTTCATCTACGATGTTTCCCTCGAAATCGATATGGAAACCCAACAGTTACGGTATGAAGACAAAACAGATAGAATTTACCCGATTCGACTCCTGGTAAGAGGAGACCCGTACGAATTCTGGGGATTGTGGCGGACCGATCTTCACCTTTTCGGAGTGGATAAGCCTGCAAAATTGTTCCTCTTCGGTACGGATCGGATGGGAAAGGATCTGTTGTCGCGGTGTTTTTACGGGAGCAGAATATCTCTTTCCATCGGTATGTTGGGGGTGTTTCTGAGCCTGGTCCTGGGCGTGGTTCTTGGCGGTATTTCCGGATATCGCGGTGGATGGGCGGACGGACTCATTCAGCGCATCATTGAAATTATCCGCTGTTTTCCGAGTATTCCACTGTGGATGGGACTATCCGCGTCAATGCCTCCGCATTGGCCTTCATTGCAGCGATATTTCGTGATCACTATTATCCTTTCCTTAATCGGCTGGACAGATCTGGCCAGAATGGTTCGAGGAAAGCTCATCGCGCTCAGGGAAGAGGAATTCGTCCTTGCGGCCCGGTTTGCGGGTGCCGGACATGCTCGCATCATTTTCAGGCATTTGCTGCCATCCTTCACCAGCCACATCATTGTGACGGTCACACTGGCTATTCCGGGAATGGTTCTCGGTGAGACTGCCCTCAGCTTTCTTGGAATAGGCCTGACACCGCCGATCACCAGTCTTGGGGTGCTCCTGAAAGAGGCACAGAATGTAACAACGGTTGCATTGTATCCCTGGCTTCTCATTCCGGTATTGTTCGTGATTGCCATGGTGCTTTCGTTCAATTTCGTCGGAGACGGATTGCGAGATGCCGTGGACCCCTATTCGAGGTAGCGCTCCATGAATCCCGCTCTGGATGTTCGAAATTTGCGTGTCCATTTTCTCTTGGACGAAGGTACCGTGAGGGCGGTCGACGGGGTGAGCTTCTCGGTGGAACCGGGCAAAACGCTTGGAATCGTGGGCGAATCCGGCAGCGGAAAGAGCGTCATCGGCCAATCCATCCTGCGCATTGTGCCATATCCGGGGAAGATTGTTGAAGGAGAGATTATTTTACAGATCCCCAACGGACAGGATATCCCGACTCGGGTAAATATGGTGGAACTCGATCCCCACGGAAGACAGGCTCGCAGCATTCGTGGCAAAGAAGTGGGGATGATTTTCCAGGAACCCATGAATTCCTTCAGTCCTGTTCACACTATCGGTAGTCAGATTACCGAAGCATTGTCCATCCATGCAGATGTGTCGGCACAAGAAGCGCGAAATCGAGCCATAGAAATGCTCCGCAAGGTAGGAATTCCTCAGCCGGAGCATCGGATCGACTCGTATCCCCATCAGCTCTCCGGCGGTATGCGTCAGCGGGCAATGATTGCCATGGCGCTGGTGTGTAATCCGAGAATTCTCATTGCAGATGAGCCAACCACTGCTCTCGATGTGACGATACAGGCGCAGATACTGGATCTCCTGAAACAGCTTCAGGAAGAGTTCGGCATGGCTATTCTCTTCATTTCGCATAATCTCGGGGTGATTTCCGAAATCAGCCATGACGTGTTGGTGATCTATTTCGGCCGAGTCATGGAACGGGCGCCTGTAGACGTACTGTTTCGCGATCCTCTCCATCCCTATACCAAGGCGCTTTTGAAATCGGTTCCGGGAATAGATACTCCGGTCAGGACTTTTCTTTCCACCATTGAGGGCACTCTACCGGATCCTTATATTTCCATTCCCGGCTGCCCTTTCTTTGGACGATGCATGGAATGCGGAGGATCTACCGTCTGTCGTGATAGTCCCTATGAACTGACTAAAGTAGATGATCGACACTTCGTTGCCTGTCCGCAGATGTGTATTCCAAATCCGATTTAACGAGGAATGAGCGTGCCTGATATTGATCCATTGCTTCAGCTTATCGACTTGAAAAAGCATTTCCCCATCCACAAGGGGGTGTTCAGGAAAGTCGCCGCGCACGTGAAGGCTGTGGATGGAGTCAGTTTTGCCGTTTATCCGGGCGAGACCGTCGGCCTGGTCGGTGAATCAGGCTGTGGAAAGAGCACTGTCGGCCGCATGATCATGGGAGCTTACCGGCCCACATCAGGACAAATCCTGTTTCG
The sequence above is a segment of the Desulfomonile tiedjei DSM 6799 genome. Coding sequences within it:
- a CDS encoding phage terminase small subunit-related protein, which codes for MRKNDARKAAERTFLEDRGRITNKEIAKKLGIHPATIARWKRLDEWDMKLVKSLNKSSEDDVKADDLYAVDIRHIALLNERIDMYLRKKELLPSEILSLAEAKYHLMMCMEMVNEQLRYPFPDDFDEETDF
- a CDS encoding 2-oxoacid:acceptor oxidoreductase family protein, translating into MIEMRFHGRGGQGAVTCAELVAQAAIDTGRYATAFPSFGPERRGAPVIAFARVDEQPIRLRSKIYAPDVVVVLDPSLLDIASPAVGLRDNGILIVNSPYDPETLKKHLGYQNRIAVVDAGRIAREVLGLPITNTTMVGALVKGTGIMDVESLKAPFRKRFGKIADRNIQAMERAFNETLVVA
- a CDS encoding 4Fe-4S binding protein translates to MTKPMDEMTWQEVEPGGVISEPGCASCYHTGTWRSEKPVYNPDKCIRCQRCFIMCPDASIKPDFESNCMVWDYDYCKGCGICAYECPVGAIEMVQEDE
- a CDS encoding transketolase C-terminal domain-containing protein; translation: MGKKVGIEVSIAAAEAVGLCDVDVVAAYPITPQTHVVEHLSELVADGHLDAEFVPVESEHSAMSVCCGSSAAGARTFTATAAQGLALMSEIVYIASTMRLPIVMFLSNRALSAPLSIWNDHSDTMMVRDSGWIQVFCENGQEVYDAIFHAFRVAEDPRVSLPVMINVDGFNLTHVIEPIEFWTKEMVKEYLPPFKPLNTLHPNKVVSMGAFGMPEIYTEQKYAHDHVLLKSREVLLEAWDEMAKLTGRKYSPVETYKADDAEILVFGMGSICETASIAVDKLREQGKSVGLASLRLWRPLPKDELKSILGKAKEVVVLDRSLAPGAANAPVTSEMRALMYHEAQRPKIHCMIAGLGGRDVTPQDVVNMVEQAIVEKDDDYHFYGVRG
- the porB gene encoding pyruvate synthase subunit PorB, yielding MAETSKTRLLKPLKNFPSEEYINAGHRACQGCAEVLAVRHVLKAIGPDMILAMATGCMEIISSPYPLTSWNIPWIHIAFENAAAVASGVESGLKALRRKGRIPDKEVTVVAMGGDGGTSDIGFQALSGMMERGHKVIYVCVDNEAYMNTGVQRSSSTPFGATTTTSPSGRVTPSGQTTWKKDMTAIAAAHGIPYTATACPTFYQDLMNKVQKARAANGPAYLHVLSVCPTGWRIPPQKAIEYGKLAVDSGVFPLYEVENGIWKLSRKPKELIPVSDYFKGQGRYRHLDETLMKYIQERVTEKWERLVKLCE
- a CDS encoding ABC transporter substrate-binding protein → MFHTLSRALIVFIVISGIALWGSLSHAWKEAPSLAKRVETGELPPVDKRLPETPVVITPVDKPGIYGGVWRRAYTGLSDLVGTRRIIYEPLVRWSPDYKVVPNLATKWEISEDGREYVFHLVKGVRWSDGAPFTADDILFYVEDILMDKELTASIPQWLAPTGVLPTVTKIDDYTIKVVFPEPYSMFLERLACPDGMAPVTKPKHYLKKFHKKYADPAELEALVRERNSTSWVKLFQEITDMRHGIFTNKDMPSLCAWITKVPAPAKRFVMERNPYYWKVDTEGKQLPYIESIVHDLQAEAQTILLKAIAGEIDMEARHLGGMQSSVLLLANLAEGKYKLIPKISTASVGLLLAPNINHTDEAMKAILSNPKFRIALSYAINRKEINKIVYRGKGTPRQPAPLKESEYYSPSLESAYTEYDPAKAAALLNEIGIKLGPDGKRIRPDGEPMRLTLDVVVSVQSWVDQAEIVASNFKAIGIDTEVKAEARELFIQRTRNASHDIALWTGDGGIECLLDPRWYFPYSTESLNAPLYGLWFQSGGQKGEEPPAEIKNMMETYNQILRTVSEEKKKELFKSILAANEKNLWVIGLVHDPPDYYVVTKNMLNVPKKDFQSWMYPNPGPAHPEQFFYESVKK
- a CDS encoding ABC transporter permease: MLAYIIRRLLIMIPTLIAISIISFAIIQLPPGDFLTTYIAQLSVSGEGVDQAELQALRARFGLDEPVYMQYLHWAWNFLHGDFGHSFEWNKPVRDLISERIGLTILISTCTLIFTWMVSVPIGIYSAVKQYSWMDYFLTVFGFFGLATPNFLFALILLWASYAYFGMSIGGLFSPQFAEAPWSFAKFVDLLKHLWIPVLIVGTGHTAKFIRIIRGNLLDELKKPYVTTARAKGLSEIKLILKYPVRVAINPLVSTIGWTLPELVSGIAITAVVLNLPTSGPLLLSALMSQDMHLAGSFIMLLSFLTVIGTLISDILLAWVDPRIRFGAREGA
- a CDS encoding ABC transporter permease; this translates as MNDEQKQLDKYLNASTRQLVWWRFKKHTLAMIGLWCVIGLYVIAIFCEFLSPYDKDQRFYEYIYTPPTKIRIFDQQGNLHRPFIYDVSLEIDMETQQLRYEDKTDRIYPIRLLVRGDPYEFWGLWRTDLHLFGVDKPAKLFLFGTDRMGKDLLSRCFYGSRISLSIGMLGVFLSLVLGVVLGGISGYRGGWADGLIQRIIEIIRCFPSIPLWMGLSASMPPHWPSLQRYFVITIILSLIGWTDLARMVRGKLIALREEEFVLAARFAGAGHARIIFRHLLPSFTSHIIVTVTLAIPGMVLGETALSFLGIGLTPPITSLGVLLKEAQNVTTVALYPWLLIPVLFVIAMVLSFNFVGDGLRDAVDPYSR
- a CDS encoding ABC transporter ATP-binding protein, which translates into the protein MNPALDVRNLRVHFLLDEGTVRAVDGVSFSVEPGKTLGIVGESGSGKSVIGQSILRIVPYPGKIVEGEIILQIPNGQDIPTRVNMVELDPHGRQARSIRGKEVGMIFQEPMNSFSPVHTIGSQITEALSIHADVSAQEARNRAIEMLRKVGIPQPEHRIDSYPHQLSGGMRQRAMIAMALVCNPRILIADEPTTALDVTIQAQILDLLKQLQEEFGMAILFISHNLGVISEISHDVLVIYFGRVMERAPVDVLFRDPLHPYTKALLKSVPGIDTPVRTFLSTIEGTLPDPYISIPGCPFFGRCMECGGSTVCRDSPYELTKVDDRHFVACPQMCIPNPI